In the Malaclemys terrapin pileata isolate rMalTer1 chromosome 3, rMalTer1.hap1, whole genome shotgun sequence genome, tagggtttggttgaacctctctggctgaggatcaccttgcgggtgataaggcgttgttctagacttcttaattcccgctatcctcagcacctccttcagaagatgactctcaaagtcccgcccctgatccgagtgtatccgggctggaaatccataaactgagaaatatttctcccacagtactcgagcaacagtggtggccctctgatcacgcgtgggatatgcctgcgcatatcgcgtataatggtcagtcactactagaatgttcccagtattcctcttgtctacttctaaagacaagaaattgatgcataccagttccaaaggtttggtgctggtgatgttcttgagatatgcagccctcgtgagcagagttttcctttgaacacatcgagcgcaagtctcacatttcctacgaacatcttcagccatccggggccaatagaatctactacgaagaagttccagggtcctctccatccctaaatgtccaaagtcatcatgcagggccctcatggccagggctctgtactcttttggcagcaccaGTTGTGCtcattgcttttgtaaagggtcgatggtcattcgatgtaacactccctggatcagttttagtttggtccattctctcaatagtagtttaccctccgggttaggagggacaaccgcagctgggcttcgcccctcccttttggcaagtagtgtatcacgaatgtcaacatcttgcagctgggcttcttgccagtcagccgcattgagcacgggcaagggagattggtccaatgcaatatagttcacagaagcagaaggcacacagtcagggggcaggcccaaagcttcagcaacacatccatgaagactctcatgggcctctggctctcggcgactcacactgcaaatagccctcactccatccatGGGTATCATAGCCACTTCAGGTGCCTGCGGTCAccgggacaatgcatctgcatctacattgcttctccctgatcggtattgaatgctgaactcatagctagccaaggcggccacccatctctgccctgtagcatccaacttagcacttgttaacacgtaagtcaatgggttgttgtctgtccacacctggaactgagcaccatacaagtagtttcgaaatttctcagtgatggcccatttcaaggccaagaactccagcttgtggatgggatagcgagtttcactgtcagacagtcctcggctggcaaaggctacggGTTTATGTttgccttccacttcctggtacagtactgctcccagaccctccaaactggcatcagtatgtaGGATAAACGgtttgcttgggtcagcaaagactaggatgGGGGCATGAGTTAGGCGACTAATGATTTCCTGAAAAGCCCtctcacatctctcatcccaccttGGCCCAAACGGTTCGAAGGGGCCATaatgtctctgcacaggaggctttggagGCCTCCTCTTATTCTTGGTCCTAGATTTGTTCTTgttggactggtatcccctggtaagatcattcagggGTTTTACAATTGTGGCgtagttcttcacaaatctgcggtagtaaCCACTAAatccaagaaaggtcttgagttctctgtagttacttggatgTGGCCAGGTAGTGAGTGCTTCTATTTTGtcaggatcagtactcacaccctcctGGGACACaatgtgacccacatacttcactgaggttcggcagaactggcatttgtcaattgaaagcttcaaaccatacgCCTccaacctatcaagcactttaagaagtctttcttcatgctcctccaaggttcttccaaacacaatcaggtcatccaagTAAACTAACACTTGTAGTAAGTTCATGTCTCCCACGACTTTCTCCATGAGACGTTGAAacgtggcaggtgccccagaaatcccttggggcatgcgttcgaACTGGTagaaccctaatgggcagatgaaggctgtcttctccttatcttcttctcccagagggatctggtagtatccactccgaagatccaacacagagaaccactggctaccCAGCAAACAGTCCAAGGCATCTTGTACTCGAGGCATGGTGTATTGGTCAACTGTAGTGCGCCTGTTTAgagtgcggtagtcaatacacatccggattttcccactCTTCTTACGAACCACCACAATGGGAGAGGCGTAGGGGCTtcgggactctgtaatgatacCATTCGCGATCAGCTCTTGAAGATGATGGCGTACATCTTCCATCTCAGAGAgagcaatcctcctagatctctccctgaagggTCGGGGATCTTGTAGCCTGATGTGGTGTTCCACTCCTTTGGCACATCCCACGTCCCACTCATGCAGTGAGAATACCTTGGATCTCTCGCAAAGCTTCTTCCGCAGGCGATCCTTCCACTCCTCAGACAGTGGGGAGtccccaaagtcaaactttgcggGATCCATCACTGGAACTTCAGCTTCACACTGGGGTCTCACGATGGTTTCAGGCTCAAAGATGTCTGCAATCTTCTGCCCTGGTTTTACAAACACGTCACGgcgtgtttcattagcaatcaatATAGCCACTTcttcctgggcttcagcaggtagggttatgactccactgagAACCAGCACTCCTTCTGGGAGCCCTCCCTCGGtcggctgctctaccattgctaatgtttTCTTACTGTCTTTTAGGCAGGTACTCATGACAATCACTTCCTTTTCTGTCATTGCAGGAACCACTAAGGGGACCGGGCCCGCATACCTCAATGCTCCCACTGGCAAATCAGGCATCACTTTTCTTGTGTCCTCAATTTTTCTGTAGGCTGcggcacagtgtgtgtgtatcaccAAGGTGTTCAGATATTGGTCCCCTGCTCGCTGTCTGCAGTAATCTGCGAGTACCTTAAAGAggctggagttggtccctattaGCACGGACACATCAGAGGctcctttagggtcagggcatattaaagCAGCAGTGTCCACCTCCTGTCTTACCCCCGCAATCTcttctgggaattccaggtgtaCTATGACATACCCCTgataggggtattcatccatgctgaggccacacaggccAAGCCCTGTCAGGGGCCGTATAGGCAGATGCCTAAGCATCTGCTGGTAGAAAGACTGGAATATGATAGTCACTTGGGATCCTGTGTCAAGCACTGCTCTACATTCTATCCCTTCAACCTTTATAGTTACCTCCGCTCGGGGTCCGATCAATCCTGGTGGGATTCGGGCTGCATGGTTCTTTCCAGGGGAGCCTCCACACCCTGTAGGCCTAGGCGGCTCCCTTCCCAGGCCCTGGGGCCGTTTCCCGACTTTCCCCAGGTGGTCCTCAGCTTTTGATATACTAGCGTGGGATTCTCTGCATTCTGACACCTTGCAGCAATGTGTCCACCCTGGCCACACCGGTAGCAGAAGAAGGATTGTCTTTTCCCTTGTTGTCTCGTTGGGGCAGAGGTTCTAAATGTAGTCCTCTGAACCGTGGTAGTGGAGGGTTCCATGTACCTTGAAGTATTTGCTGAATCGATGGTATTCTCTAATTCAGCCACTTTCTGTGTCAGGACCTGCACTCGTTGGGTAAGTTCCTCTTGAGGATTCACCATCAGTGCCTTGGGCGTTCGGGTGGATGTTGTGCCAGTCGCCGGGTGTGACTGCACCTCCCAAACCTCGccagctgcctgcctctcttctTCCTCTCGGACCTCTTTTATCAGCTGAGAGTAACTCGGTGGATTGTCTTGCCGTTCTCTTAATCGGAGGTGGAGAAGGATTGGGTTCTGATATTGAATTCCTCTCACAATCTGAGCCAATCTAGTCCGGTCCATTTGCCCAACTGCCACTGCTCCCCTCATGATGGCTCTCTGCAATAGTTTCTCCAACCTCTGGATATAGGCAGAAACCTTCTCTCCCTTTTGTTGCCTGGCATTGAGGAACTTGCAATAGACATCATCTGAGCCCTCAGTTCTCCCGAAGGCATGATCAAGGGCCTCTAGGCAGTCCTTCACCTTGACCCCAGGGTTACTGAgtttcagggtgcgaatcacatctaggGCTGGCCCCCTGAGGCACTCTACTAGTCGCCTTCTCTTTTCAGCATCAGGCAccgcccactcctgcagcatttcagtggtgtgtTCCAGCCAGGGTTCAAATGCTTCCTCCCCAGGTATTGGGGTGGGACCCCCAGAAAACAACCTCAGTTTACGATAGGGGCTTGACTCAGGGTGGGGTGGCATAACCTTCTCTAATGCTTGCCCCAAAGCCTTCACCCACTCATCAGGTGAAGGAGCACTCTCCCGGTGTGGGACTCCTGGGACAAGGCCCAACAGACCTGGCATATCAGCCAAAGTCTTTCCCTCTTTCCACAAAAAGGccgacattttctttaaaaactctACATCAGAGGCAGGGACTGGTGAGGGCTGGCTCCCAGTGGTTATTACCGTCCACTCACCATCTTCCACTGCTATCGTGCCTGGAACCTGTAGGGGTTCCACAGCCGATGGCAGCTCGCACAGTACAGCaaaagccccctcctccctcacaaacATGCGCCCACGCATTTTGCACTTACTCAGGTACTCAGTGGATACCCTTAAGATAGGTTCTATTGCACCCTCATCAAACGCCTCCGGCATCCCCGTTACCAAAAGACAGTTCCTAGGGTTAATATTCATCCCCTTGCACCAGTCCTCTAGCAAGTGTAGGGCCATTATACAAATTGTAaaattttttacaaatatatcagatcaaaacaacaacaagaagatTTTTAGGTTTTCCCAAGTTAATGCATCACCCAAGatgtgcttgcgaggggtactgacccagagatcccggacgagcc is a window encoding:
- the LOC128834319 gene encoding uncharacterized protein LOC128834319 yields the protein MPEAFDEGAIEPILRVSTEYLSKCKMRGRMFVREEGAFAVLCELPSAVEPLQVPGTIAVEDGVPHRESAPSPDEWVKALGQALEKVMPPHPESSPYRKLRLFSGGPTPIPGEEAFEPWLEHTTEMLQEWAVPDAEKRRRLVECLRGPALDVIRTLKLSNPGVKVKDCLEALDHAFGRTEGSDDVYCKFLNARQQKGEKVSAYIQRLEKLLQRAIMRGAVAVGQMDRTRLAQIVRGIQYQNPILLHLRLRERQDNPPSYSQLIKEVREEEERQAAGEVWEVQSHPATGTTSTRTPKALMVNPQEELTQRVQVLTQKVAELENTIDSANTSSMDEYPYQGYVIVHLEFPEEIAGVRQEVDTAALICPDPKGASDVSVLIGTNSSLFKVLADYCRQRAGDQYLNTLVIHTHCAAAYRKIEDTRKVMPDLPVGALRYAGPVPLVVPAMTEKEVIVMSTCLKDSKKTLAMVEQPTEGGLPEGVLVLSGVITLPAEAQEEVAILIANETRRDVFVKPGQKIADIFEPETIVRPQCEAEVPVMDPAKFDFGDSPLSEEWKDRLRKKLCERSKVFSLHEWDVGCAKGVEHHIRLQDPRPFRERSRRIALSEMEDVRHHLQELIANGIITESRSPYASPIVVVRKKSGKIRMCIDYRTLNRRTTVDQYTMPRVQDALDCLLGSQWFSVLDLRSGYYQIPLGEEDKEKTAFICPLGFYQFERMPQGISGAPATFQRLMEKVVGDMNLLQVLVYLDDLIVFGRTLEEHEERLLKVLDRLEAYGLKLSIDKCQFCRTSVKYVGHIVSQEGVSTDPDKIEALTTWPHPSNYRELKTFLGFSGYYRRFVKNYATIVKPLNDLTRGYQSNKNKSRTKNKRRWDERCERAFQEIISRLTHAPILVFADPSKPFILHTDASLEGLGAVLYQEVEGKHKPVAFASRGLSDSETRYPIHKLEFLALKWAITEKFRNYLYGAQFQVWTDNNPLTYVLTSAKLDATGQRWVAALASYEFSIQYRSGRSNVDADALSRALAMRALHDDFGHLGMERTLELLRSRFYWPRMAEDVRRKCETCARCVQRKTLLTRAAYLKNITSTKPLELVCINFLSLEVDKRNTGNILVVTDHYTRYAQAYPTRDQRATTVARVLWEKYFSVYGFPARIHSDQGRDFESHLLKEVLRIAGIKKSRTTPYHPQGDPQPERFNQTLLDMLGTLRPEQKATWSQHVAYLVHAYNATKNDATGVTPYLLMFGREPRLPIDLCFGVSEDGDSYETHQQYVSRLREKLRDAYHLATSAARKNADRNKHRYDARVRLQEGLARPGENYVSQRAPGEKAGQMGHFRFMR